In Paenibacillus sonchi, a single genomic region encodes these proteins:
- the opp4A gene encoding oligopeptide ABC transporter substrate-binding protein — protein sequence MMKRRYCGLVLAMALMLSACSGIGSERLSYGVLSNKEAEVPAAGGTITYGYSSPFQGLFEPAFYEGEDDYQVLEFITEAMFRVKDDLTTVPGIASWQESDDHTVFTFRIRPGVRWHNGDELTVEDWKFALETIASPEYTGSRYYSVEMISGAEAYHKGKAKEISGIKVIDPYTLRITMNSVRVNALDNLWPYPMNKRVYSGIAVKDMPDSDPVRKHPIGIGPFEVTNIQPGQLVEMKAFEDYYQGKPLLDGVKYKVFDDKEIVNLLDENVIDMATAPRDAYASLKQLDQVNILQSPELSYEYIGFKFGSWDHEAQKIVMDNPKFADKRLRQAMYYALDREGIINQYSYGLGSLIETPIPSSSWAKIPDSEINTYPYSPERAKALLNEAGYVDRDGDGFREDPKGAPFVIHYDAMTGSTTAEARTRAILQNWRDVGLDVRLNGGQLKDLNTFYEAVENDDPSVELFNGVWGLASDPDPSGLWREIDLWNYPRFSSKRNEELIREGVGIKSYDKEHRKQVYYEWQKLVNDEVPMIFFAERINITAVNKRLQNVKVNSMSNIIDPQTWWIQEEN from the coding sequence ATGATGAAGCGCAGATATTGCGGGCTGGTGCTGGCGATGGCGTTAATGCTTTCGGCTTGCAGCGGGATAGGCTCGGAGCGGCTTTCCTATGGAGTTCTTTCGAATAAGGAGGCGGAGGTGCCTGCAGCTGGAGGAACGATTACATACGGATATTCCTCTCCGTTTCAAGGGCTGTTTGAACCTGCTTTTTATGAAGGCGAGGATGACTACCAGGTACTGGAGTTCATTACAGAAGCTATGTTTCGGGTAAAAGATGACTTAACCACGGTTCCGGGCATCGCTTCCTGGCAGGAATCAGACGATCATACCGTGTTTACGTTCAGAATAAGGCCAGGCGTCCGGTGGCACAATGGCGATGAATTAACGGTAGAGGATTGGAAATTCGCGCTAGAAACCATTGCCAGTCCAGAGTATACAGGGTCACGGTATTATAGTGTAGAAATGATTTCAGGCGCCGAAGCCTACCATAAGGGAAAAGCCAAGGAAATCAGCGGTATTAAGGTAATCGATCCCTACACCCTGAGAATAACCATGAATAGCGTAAGGGTAAATGCGCTGGATAATCTTTGGCCGTACCCGATGAACAAAAGGGTGTACAGCGGGATCGCGGTTAAGGATATGCCGGACAGTGATCCGGTGAGAAAGCATCCCATCGGCATTGGCCCGTTTGAGGTGACCAATATCCAGCCTGGACAGCTGGTGGAGATGAAGGCCTTTGAGGATTACTATCAGGGAAAACCGCTTTTGGACGGTGTGAAGTATAAGGTGTTCGATGATAAGGAAATCGTGAATCTTCTCGATGAGAATGTCATTGATATGGCTACTGCCCCGCGTGATGCATATGCCTCGCTGAAGCAGCTGGACCAGGTGAATATTCTGCAATCGCCAGAGCTATCTTATGAATACATAGGATTTAAATTCGGATCTTGGGATCATGAGGCCCAGAAGATTGTCATGGATAATCCGAAATTCGCGGATAAACGTCTGCGGCAGGCTATGTATTATGCGCTGGATCGTGAAGGGATCATTAATCAATATTCCTACGGTCTCGGCAGTCTGATTGAAACACCGATCCCCAGCTCAAGCTGGGCGAAGATTCCCGATTCAGAAATCAATACTTATCCCTACAGTCCGGAGAGGGCAAAGGCACTGCTGAATGAAGCGGGATACGTGGACAGGGATGGCGACGGATTCCGGGAGGATCCGAAAGGCGCTCCATTTGTTATTCATTATGATGCTATGACGGGAAGCACAACGGCAGAAGCACGGACCCGCGCTATTCTGCAGAATTGGCGTGACGTTGGACTGGATGTACGGTTAAATGGCGGGCAACTTAAGGATCTTAATACTTTTTATGAAGCTGTAGAGAATGATGATCCCTCAGTCGAGCTTTTCAACGGAGTATGGGGGCTGGCCAGCGACCCGGACCCGTCCGGGTTATGGAGGGAAATTGATCTGTGGAATTATCCGCGCTTCAGTTCAAAACGCAATGAAGAATTGATCCGGGAAGGCGTGGGAATCAAATCTTATGATAAAGAGCACCGCAAGCAGGTCTATTACGAATGGCAAAAATTAGTGAATGACGAAGTGCCGATGATCTTTTTTGCTGAGCGCATAAATATAACGGCCGTCAACAAACGTCTCCAGAACGTGAAGGTTAATTCGATGAGCAACATTATTGACCCGCAGACATGGTGGATACAGGAAGAAAATTAA